The window GAAATTTAAGAAGAAATTAAAAAATAAAATAGTAATAAATTAATAATAAATTAATAATAATTAAAGATAAATTAAAAATAATTAAAAATGAATTAATAATAATTAAAAATAAATTAAAAATAATTAAAAATAGCTAATAATAATTAAAATAAATTAAAAATAAATTAAAAATTAAAAATTAAAAAAGATAAAAACGGAATATTATGTTAGAAGCAGTAACTATACAATTACAATCTTTCTTTATTGAATACGGAGCAATAGGAGTATTTCTTGGATGTATAATTGAAGAAATAATAGCTCCAATTCCCTCAACCATAATTATTTTAGGAAGCAGCTTTTTTATATTAGACGGGCAAGCACTTGGATTAAGTTCAATCACAAATCTTATTTTGAATATATCGATTCCTGCAGCTCTTGGAATGACAATAGGATCGTTGTTTATATATGGTCTTTGTTATTATATTGGAAAACCTTTTATAAATAAATGGGGAAAATATTTAGCTATTAGATGGGAAGATATAGAAAAAACTGACGAAAAACTTCAAAATCAGAATAAAGATGAAGTAATATTATTTGGAATACGTGCAATTCCAATAGTTCCAAGTGTTGCAATAAGTGCATTTTGTGGAATAATCAGGTATGATTTAAAAAAATATATTCTAATAACATTTCTAGGAGGATTAGTAAGAGCAACTGTTCTTGGATTTTTAGGATGGCAATTTGGAAATATTTATAGAGATATATCTAATCAAATCTCATTTTTAGAAGAGATAGTTGTAATAATTGGAGTTATAGGAGTTATCGGATATATTTTTTATAATAAAAGAAAAAAAGCTAAAAAATAATTAAATAATAATGAATACATAAATTAAAATACTCATATAATAATAAAACAAATAATATTAATATAAGGATACTAGAATAAACAATGTTAAAATAACTATATAATACTAGAATAAGTATATAATACTAAAATAACTATATAATATAACTATATAATATTAGAATAACTATATAAAGCTAAATGAGTAATTATAAAGCTAATAACTATATAAAATTAAAATAGCTATATAAAACTGAAACAAATATAGAATATAAAAACTGTATAAAAATATAGAATATAACTATATTAAAAATAGAAATAATTAAAAAATAGTAAAAAGATTAGATGGATAAACCACCTAATTTTAAAAAATCTCTTTTTGTTTATTTAAATTCCATTGCATCTTTAGGACATGCATCTATACATTGTTCACATAAAGTACAGAAACCAACGAGAGGTAAATTACCTTCATCTTTAAGTTTCAACATATCATATGGACAAACATCGATACAATCTCCACACTGATTACATTTAGATGGATTGAAAACAATTCTGTTTCTTTGAACAATTTCACCATTACTTACTTTATCAATAGGTGCTAAAGTTAAAGCCCCTTCAGGACATTTTGCAGCACATGCACCACATCTAACACACATATTGAATGATGGTTCTTTGTTAGTTTGTATTTCTCCAGGAATTTGTACACCGTCTTTTCTGACTACGCGAATAGCTTCAGAAGGACAAGAAACAGCACAAGGTCCTAAGAAATCACATTTTTCAGGATTGTTAACAACTCCTTCCTCGTTTGCAGGCTTAGCATCTCCCCATTCGACATCTAAACTAATAGCATCAACTGGACAGAGTTTTTCACATAAACTACAAGCAGCACAAACATCAGGAAGATCTACTGTTAAATTAGATTTAGTTTCAATGAAATTTCCAGGACAAACATCAACACAAGTATTACAACCAATACAAGTATCTTCATTTATAGTAAAGGATTTAATTTCTTTAGAACGTTTTTCAGGTCTTTTCTTTGATATAAATACTGCATCCCATGGACAAGTTTGAGAACAAATTCCACACTTAATACAAGTATCTTCATCAATATCTATTACTCCACCAACTTCTGAAAGTGTAATAGCATCAACAGGACATTCTGGAACACAAGTTCCACAACCAACACAATCTTTAATAAAGATAGGCTCAGTAATATCAATTTCACGAGTTTTAGGTTCTTTAATTCCTGGAATTCCAATTACTTCAACAGGACAAATGTCTACACATTTTTGACACATTACACAGAAACCTTGTAAGTTTAAAGCTCCTTCACAATCACAGAGTTTTAATGTTTGAGGAGGGCATATTTCTACACAATCTCCACATTCATTACATTTAGCTGGATTGAAAACAATTCTTGCTTGGGTGTCTCCATTCTCATTAATGAGTAATTCATCCACACTGAGTGCACCTTGTGGGCAAGTTTCAACACATTTAGGTTCTCCACCACAGATATCACAGTAGACGACTTTTTGGTCCTCTAATTCGATAGCTGCAGATGGGCAGGTTCCTTCACATGCTCCACACTTGATGCAGTCTTCTTGATTGACTACGATCATATGTTACACCCCTTAGATTTTGTTAATTAAATTGCCTTCACTATCATAAACTTCTATAGTAGCTAATCTCATTTGACTATCCATTGAGTGAGTAGCACAAGATAAACATGGGTCGTAAGCTCTGATAACCATTTCCATTAAGTTGAAAATACTGTCATCTACTTCAACGCCAGGTTTGATATAGTCTTTAGCTACTTTTTGAATACCCATTTCCATTGCTGGATTATTTTGGATGGTTGCAACTACAATGTTAACATTGGTCATTAAACCATCATCATCAGTTTTATAATGGTGTATTAAAGTTCCACGAGGAGCTTCTACAATACCTGCACCTTCACCAGCTACTCTTTCAATAGCATCTGGGAATTTTTGAGCAGATAAGTCACCTTCTAAGTGGTTAGCAGCAGATTCAGCTGAAGCTAATAGTTCTATTAATCTTGCCCAGTGGAAGAGTAATGGTGCTTGAGCATAGCCAAATTTATCATGGAATTCTTTAAATCTGTCTTGAGCGAGTGGTGCAGCATCAGGCATTTTGTCAGCTACATTAATTCTTGATAATGGAGCTACTCTGTAAATACCATCAGGATAACCTAATTCTTTGATATAAGGGAATTTTAACCAAGAGTATGGTTTTACATGCTCTGCAACAACATCTAAGTATTCGAGGTTATTATATTCATATTCAACTTTAGAACCATCTTTACTTTTGATTCTTACATCACCATTATAAACATCCCATACACCGCCATTAGTTAAACCACAATGTCTGGTGTCACCAAAGTTACCTAAAGAATCCACTAAGTCTATTTTTTCTTCAAATATAGGAATAGCTAAGTCTAAAGTTGCTTGAGCTAATTCTACATTTTGTTGTGCTTTACCAAGTAAATCTTTTTGAGTTTCAGCATCGAGTTCAGTGGATATTCCACCAGGAGTTGATGAGGTTGGGTGAATTGGTCTTCCACCAACAGCTTTAACAATATCTAAACCATTTTTCCTCATTTGAATAGCTTGTAATGCCACATCAGGCATATCTTTAATGATTTGGAAAACATTTCTTGTTTTTCTGTTTCCATCAGGAATGACTAAATCCGGAGCTGCTAAGAAATAAAAGTGTAAAGCATGAGAATGCATAAATGAACCCCAGTTCATTAATTCTCTCATTTTATAAGCAGCAGGTAAAATATCATTGTCTTCAAATCCATAACATTGATCAGCAGCTTTTGCAGCAGCTAAGTGGTGTTGTACATCACAAATACCACAAATTCTAGGAACGATCCTTGGAGCTTCTTCAACAGGACGTCCTTGCATGAATTTTTCAAATCCTCTAAATTCCATTACATGTAATCTTGTATCTTGTACGTTCCCTGCATCGTCAAGTTGGACAGTGATTTTTGCATGCCCTTCAATACGAGTTACAGGTTCCATAGTAAGTTTTACCATTTATTTACCCCCATTTTGCATTTTTGCAGGTATTAAAGCAGCTGGTAAAGTGTAAGTATAGAAGGTACCAACAATATCATCTAATTGATCAGCTACTTGTTCTGGGTCAATAGTTTTATCTTCTTCTACTCCATAATCAGATGCAATAGCACTAATCATTTTAGCACCTTGATCTTTAACTTTAGCAGTAGGTCCATAACAACCTCTACATTGGATAGCTATAGATGGGCATTCTGCACCACATAAGGATACAGTAGCTGGTCCCATACAGATTAAACCTTGAGGTATTAAACATAAGTCATCTTCAGGTTTTCCAATTTCAAATTGCCTTTTAATGAAATCCATGGATAAACCTTCAGGTGGTTTTTCTCTTGGACAAACTTCACAAAGGTTAGTAGTAGGGAGTTCTACAGTTTCTCCTCTTAATAATGATAGAACAGCTTCAGCTACAACATCAGATCTTGGAGGACAACCTGGGACAATTAAATCCACATCGATTACTTCTCCTAAAGGTCTAAGTCTGCTTTCTAATGCTGGTACATCTTCATTAGGAATAATTCCTTCTTCATTAGGAGTACTTGGAGAGTTGATATATGCTTCTTTTTCTAATTCTTCTACAGTATATAAATTACCAAGTCCTGGTATTCCACCATATGTAGAACAAGTTCCATAACATATAACAAATTTTGCTTTTTCTCTTAATTCTTCAGCTAGTTCTCTGTTTTCTTCATTACGAATTCCACCTTCAACAATCAATACATCCATTTCAGGTATTTCATCGTATTTTGTATCCATTAAAACTGGTGAAAATTCGAAATCAGCTAATTCTAAAACATCTAATAAAGATTCGTGAAAATCAGCAATAGATAAGTGACAACCAGAGCATCCTCCGAGCCACATAGTTCCTATTTTTGCTTTTTCTGCCATTTTATTTCCTCCGATTAAGCTTCAGCGTCAAGTTGTTCTTTTAAAGGTGCAGGACCTAACTCTTTGATACGATTTACCATCATTTTAACAGTTTCTGCAAATTTTTCACCTTCAGATGCAGAAATCCAATCATGGTATATTCTTTCTTTTCCAATGCCCATATCTTCAGCTAACTTATAAACTAATCTCATTCTTCTGTCTAACTTGTAGTTACCTGCATCATAATGGCAGTCTCCATGATGGCATCCTGCAACTATTACACCATCTGCTCCTTCACGGAATGCTTTCAATATAAACTGAGGTTCAATTCTTCCAGAACACATTACCCTAATAACCCTAATATTTGGTGGATATTGCATTCTTGCTGTACCTGCAGTATCTGCTCCTCCATAGGAACACCAGTTGCAACAAAACATTACAATTTTTACGTCATCTTCAGCCATAGAGTTTCCTCCATTTTAATATATTTTATCTTATATTTTATTTATATTTATAAATATTTTTTAAATCCAATAATCATCCTAAACAATAAATATAATCTATATTACATTAATATAATCTATATTACATTATATTCACAGTATAGTATAACTTATATGATAGAATATTTTATATATAGGATATTTCTTATTGAATCCAATTTAATTACATATACATGTATATTTAAAAAAACAGCATACAATAAATAGCTAAAAAATAATCTAAAAGATACTTTCAAAAATATTTTCAGCATAATTTATTAATGTTGAATTTTAAGTGTACCTCAATGAGCTAGCTCAGCTTTACATTAATGTACTGTTAATACATTAGGAATATTATTAATATAAAGGTTACTTAGAAATTAAAGTCGAAAAGCTTATATATGATATTAAGTTTTAAAAGAGTAATAATAAAATTACACAAATAAGCATTCAATAGCCCTAAAAACAATGAACAAAATGATTTTAAGTCTTATTTTTAATTTTAATCAATTTAAATAGATTTAAAATTAATATTAATAACTATTATACGTTATTATAAATAAAAAAAATATATTACAAATTATTAGCAAAAGATATCATTATTATGGGCTTCTTTAATAAATAAAATAATTAGCCATACGTAAAAATAAAAAAATAAATAATAACAATAATAAATATAATATTAAAAAATAAAAAATAATATATACAGTTTCTAATTAATAAAATGATCTATTTATATAGGATACATTTAATATGATACATTATTTAATGATATTAGTTTAATGATATATTTACTTAGTACATTTATTTAATGATATAGTTTAATGATATATTTACTTAATTATTTATTAAATAAATTCAATAAGCTATAAGTTAATAATATTTATAATTTAAAAGATAAATATATAAATAATTTATCAATATGATTAATCTGTTTAAATGATTAATCTATTATAAATAAATTTTAAATAAATTTTTCAATATAATAATATTTAATATAATAATACTTTAAAAATAATAGGGTGGTGAATTATGTTACTTGAAATAACTGATTTAGCTGTTGAAGTTAATGGAAAGAGAGTTTTAAAAGACATAGATTTAACTATAAAAGAAGGAGAAACTCATGTACTATTAGGGCCAAATGGAAGTGGTAAAAGTACATTATTTATGAGCATTCTTGGATTTCCAAAATATAAGATTGTCAACGGTAGTATATTATTTAAAGGAGAAAATATAACCAATCTTAATACAACAGAAAGAGTCAAAAGAGGAATTGGTGTTAGTTTTCAAAACCCTCCAGCAATTAGAGGAGTGAATTTAAAAGATTTACTTAAAGTAGAAAGTGGGCAGAATATAAAGGATGAAAATCTTACTCCTGAAATGCAGTTACTTGCAGATAAACTTAAATTTGATGAAGATTTTCTTGAAAGAGATGTGAATCTTGGATTTTCTGGAGGAGAAGTTAAAAGGTCTGAAATACTTCAATTACTTGCTCAAAAACCAGATTTTACAATGTTTGATGAACCAGATTCTGGTGTTGATATTGAAAATGTAGAATTACTTGCTGAGGAAATAAATATGTTACTTGATAAAGATAAAAAACCAGGTCAAAGAATGAGATCAGGTTTACTTATTACTCATTTAGGTTACATACTTAACTTTGTTGGAGCAGATATGGCTCATGTATTAATGGATGGAAAAATAGCTTGTTCTGGAAACCCTAGCGAAATATTAGACGATATAAGGAAAGAAGGATTTAAAGGATGTGTTGAGTGTGCGAAATGTATTACAAAAAGCTGAAAAAGCAAAAAATAAAAAAGCAGCTATTGGATCCGATATTGACATGGAAGAATTTATAAAAGAAGATAAAGAGGAACATGAAACTGTAGATAGTATCCAAGATGTTCCAAGAAAAGTAAAAGATACCTTACTTAAAGTAGGAGTGGATACTTCTGAAAATGAAAGAGCAGGGTCTTTTCTCCAGATGGATCAAAGTAATATATATTCAAGCTCAGTTTCAGATTCTATAGAGCTTATGAATCTTGAAATTGCACTTGACAAATATAATTGGCTAGACCAATATATGTGGAATGTTGTGTCTCCTGATGCAGACAAATATACTGCTCAAACAGCTCTTAGAGAACATGAAGAAGGGACTAAAAGTGGATACTTTATAAGATCTTTACCTGGCAC is drawn from Methanobrevibacter arboriphilus JCM 13429 = DSM 1125 and contains these coding sequences:
- a CDS encoding DedA family protein, which gives rise to MLEAVTIQLQSFFIEYGAIGVFLGCIIEEIIAPIPSTIIILGSSFFILDGQALGLSSITNLILNISIPAALGMTIGSLFIYGLCYYIGKPFINKWGKYLAIRWEDIEKTDEKLQNQNKDEVILFGIRAIPIVPSVAISAFCGIIRYDLKKYILITFLGGLVRATVLGFLGWQFGNIYRDISNQISFLEEIVVIIGVIGVIGYIFYNKRKKAKK
- a CDS encoding 4Fe-4S binding protein; this encodes MIVVNQEDCIKCGACEGTCPSAAIELEDQKVVYCDICGGEPKCVETCPQGALSVDELLINENGDTQARIVFNPAKCNECGDCVEICPPQTLKLCDCEGALNLQGFCVMCQKCVDICPVEVIGIPGIKEPKTREIDITEPIFIKDCVGCGTCVPECPVDAITLSEVGGVIDIDEDTCIKCGICSQTCPWDAVFISKKRPEKRSKEIKSFTINEDTCIGCNTCVDVCPGNFIETKSNLTVDLPDVCAACSLCEKLCPVDAISLDVEWGDAKPANEEGVVNNPEKCDFLGPCAVSCPSEAIRVVRKDGVQIPGEIQTNKEPSFNMCVRCGACAAKCPEGALTLAPIDKVSNGEIVQRNRIVFNPSKCNQCGDCIDVCPYDMLKLKDEGNLPLVGFCTLCEQCIDACPKDAMEFK
- a CDS encoding Ni/Fe hydrogenase subunit alpha, with the translated sequence MVKLTMEPVTRIEGHAKITVQLDDAGNVQDTRLHVMEFRGFEKFMQGRPVEEAPRIVPRICGICDVQHHLAAAKAADQCYGFEDNDILPAAYKMRELMNWGSFMHSHALHFYFLAAPDLVIPDGNRKTRNVFQIIKDMPDVALQAIQMRKNGLDIVKAVGGRPIHPTSSTPGGISTELDAETQKDLLGKAQQNVELAQATLDLAIPIFEEKIDLVDSLGNFGDTRHCGLTNGGVWDVYNGDVRIKSKDGSKVEYEYNNLEYLDVVAEHVKPYSWLKFPYIKELGYPDGIYRVAPLSRINVADKMPDAAPLAQDRFKEFHDKFGYAQAPLLFHWARLIELLASAESAANHLEGDLSAQKFPDAIERVAGEGAGIVEAPRGTLIHHYKTDDDGLMTNVNIVVATIQNNPAMEMGIQKVAKDYIKPGVEVDDSIFNLMEMVIRAYDPCLSCATHSMDSQMRLATIEVYDSEGNLINKI
- the mvhG gene encoding F420-non-reducing hydrogenase subunit MvhG, giving the protein MAEKAKIGTMWLGGCSGCHLSIADFHESLLDVLELADFEFSPVLMDTKYDEIPEMDVLIVEGGIRNEENRELAEELREKAKFVICYGTCSTYGGIPGLGNLYTVEELEKEAYINSPSTPNEEGIIPNEDVPALESRLRPLGEVIDVDLIVPGCPPRSDVVAEAVLSLLRGETVELPTTNLCEVCPREKPPEGLSMDFIKRQFEIGKPEDDLCLIPQGLICMGPATVSLCGAECPSIAIQCRGCYGPTAKVKDQGAKMISAIASDYGVEEDKTIDPEQVADQLDDIVGTFYTYTLPAALIPAKMQNGGK
- a CDS encoding hydrogenase iron-sulfur subunit: MAEDDVKIVMFCCNWCSYGGADTAGTARMQYPPNIRVIRVMCSGRIEPQFILKAFREGADGVIVAGCHHGDCHYDAGNYKLDRRMRLVYKLAEDMGIGKERIYHDWISASEGEKFAETVKMMVNRIKELGPAPLKEQLDAEA
- the sufC gene encoding Fe-S cluster assembly ATPase SufC, which codes for MLLEITDLAVEVNGKRVLKDIDLTIKEGETHVLLGPNGSGKSTLFMSILGFPKYKIVNGSILFKGENITNLNTTERVKRGIGVSFQNPPAIRGVNLKDLLKVESGQNIKDENLTPEMQLLADKLKFDEDFLERDVNLGFSGGEVKRSEILQLLAQKPDFTMFDEPDSGVDIENVELLAEEINMLLDKDKKPGQRMRSGLLITHLGYILNFVGADMAHVLMDGKIACSGNPSEILDDIRKEGFKGCVECAKCITKS